A region of Terriglobia bacterium DNA encodes the following proteins:
- a CDS encoding enolase C-terminal domain-like protein: MTNTKSGGPGREFPAGVQNRRAMLKSALLGGGAAVAGLFGGSLAQATPTRPEQEAQEKADRATRGMPAPRIQDVSVIEVGGGGNNDSTIVKVTTDQAGLHGYGCATATFPGGRSKLVKTAVEQYLKPLVMGRTTDRIEQIWELCYMSSYYKNDVVQNCAIGGLCDALWDIKGRQAGMPVYQLVGGKCRDAAEIYLHVFLAAQDTNKKLIESSMKLVDQGCRDLLIAMFIRDGAVNNLFGQPKFDDGSVPFDRDKETRRVLSACETFRKEMPPEIGLGIDVHSLLDSVRAVEFCKDVEPFKLFYCEDLLPPEESGHYKIVRQMCTTPLAIGELWNNAHEWQPLVEQRLIDYIRHHVSHIGGFTAARKVAAFAANYEVKFAWHGAPNSPVGHMTNLTLDLTNPNFGVHEHFDYTPLVRDIFQGCLEVKDGYAWISEKPGWGIEVDEALAAKHPITDERPNEMRIPDGSVINGTG; this comes from the coding sequence ATGACCAATACGAAGTCTGGTGGCCCAGGCAGGGAGTTCCCGGCTGGGGTTCAAAATCGCAGGGCGATGCTGAAATCGGCGCTACTGGGTGGCGGAGCGGCTGTGGCTGGTCTTTTCGGAGGCTCTCTCGCACAGGCCACGCCGACACGCCCGGAGCAAGAGGCGCAAGAGAAAGCAGATCGCGCGACGCGCGGGATGCCAGCGCCGCGCATTCAAGACGTGAGCGTGATTGAGGTGGGAGGCGGCGGCAACAATGACTCAACCATCGTCAAGGTTACGACCGACCAAGCGGGACTTCACGGCTACGGTTGTGCTACGGCTACATTTCCCGGAGGCCGCTCCAAACTTGTGAAGACGGCCGTGGAGCAGTATCTGAAACCTTTGGTGATGGGCAGAACGACGGATCGAATCGAGCAGATTTGGGAACTCTGCTACATGAGTTCTTACTATAAGAATGATGTGGTTCAGAACTGCGCCATTGGCGGCCTCTGCGACGCGCTATGGGACATCAAAGGCCGGCAAGCGGGAATGCCCGTCTACCAACTGGTTGGCGGAAAGTGCCGCGATGCCGCGGAGATTTACCTGCATGTGTTTCTGGCCGCACAGGATACGAACAAGAAGCTGATCGAAAGCTCAATGAAGCTCGTCGACCAAGGCTGCCGGGATTTGCTGATCGCGATGTTCATTCGAGACGGGGCCGTAAACAATTTGTTTGGACAGCCAAAGTTCGACGACGGCTCCGTACCTTTCGATCGCGACAAAGAAACTCGCAGGGTTCTATCGGCGTGCGAGACTTTCAGAAAAGAGATGCCGCCGGAAATCGGCCTGGGGATCGATGTACATTCGCTGCTCGATAGCGTGCGAGCCGTCGAGTTCTGCAAAGATGTAGAACCCTTCAAATTGTTCTATTGCGAAGACCTGTTGCCGCCGGAAGAGTCCGGCCACTACAAGATCGTCCGGCAGATGTGCACCACGCCGCTAGCGATCGGCGAGCTCTGGAACAATGCGCATGAGTGGCAGCCGCTCGTCGAACAGCGATTGATCGACTACATTCGCCATCATGTTTCGCATATCGGCGGGTTCACGGCCGCGCGGAAAGTGGCGGCGTTTGCGGCAAATTATGAGGTGAAATTCGCCTGGCACGGCGCTCCCAACTCCCCCGTGGGCCATATGACGAATCTGACGCTTGATCTGACCAACCCAAATTTCGGGGTTCACGAGCATTTCGACTATACGCCGCTGGTCCGGGACATTTTTCAGGGCTGCCTTGAAGTGAAGGATGGCTACGCATGGATTAGCGAAAAGCCCGGCTGGGGTATCGAGGTTGACGAAGCGCTCGCCGCAAAACATCCCATCACCGACGAACGTCCCAATGAGATGCGCATACCTGACGGTTCCGTGATTAACGGCACGGGCTAG
- the pilB gene encoding type IV-A pilus assembly ATPase PilB gives MSSRLGEILVKDSLISGDQLKQALDYQKKNGGRLGTCLVKMGLVSDDDITAVLSRQYGVPSINLKFYEVDPAVIKLVPQETAVRYQIVPLSRVGSTLTIAMTDPTNVFAMDDIKFMTGFNVEPVVASETAISEAIHKFYGDVEAVEELDKVMKDLTAEDADALELTGEEAEMDLASLSKAAEEAPIIKLCNLVLTDAVKRGASDIHVEPYEKEYRVRFRIDGILQNVMAPPMKLRDAMTSRIKIMSKLDISEKRLPQDGRIMIKYLKDGKKKELDFRVSTVPTLFGEKIVLRLLDKENLRLDMTKLGFEPEALSKFERQILKPYGMVLVTGPTGSGKTNTLYSSVARLNTPETNIMTAEDPVEFQLPGINQVQMKEQIGLNFASALRAFLRQDPNIILVGEIRDFETAEIAVKAALTGHLVLSTLHTNDAPSTISRLMNMGIEPFLVATSVNLICAQRLVRRICVQCKEPLQLQAEALTEAGYSPEEAAKITVQHGKGCATCNNTGYKGRVGLYEVMEINDELRELVLVGASALELKKKAMEQGMITLRRSGLQKVASGLTTMEEVLRETVL, from the coding sequence ATGTCTTCTCGTCTCGGCGAAATTCTGGTCAAAGACAGCCTGATCTCTGGGGATCAGCTGAAACAGGCGCTCGACTATCAGAAAAAGAATGGCGGCCGCCTGGGCACTTGTCTGGTGAAGATGGGGCTGGTAAGCGACGACGACATCACGGCGGTCCTCTCCCGGCAGTACGGCGTGCCGTCCATCAATCTGAAATTCTACGAAGTAGATCCGGCAGTGATCAAGCTGGTGCCGCAAGAGACTGCGGTTCGCTACCAGATTGTGCCTCTATCGCGCGTGGGATCGACCTTGACGATCGCGATGACGGATCCGACGAACGTCTTCGCCATGGACGACATCAAGTTCATGACGGGATTTAACGTGGAGCCGGTGGTCGCGTCGGAGACGGCCATCAGCGAGGCGATTCACAAGTTCTACGGCGACGTGGAGGCCGTCGAAGAACTCGACAAGGTGATGAAGGACTTGACGGCCGAGGACGCCGACGCCCTGGAACTCACGGGCGAAGAAGCGGAGATGGATCTTGCGTCGCTCTCGAAGGCGGCCGAGGAAGCGCCGATCATCAAGCTCTGCAATTTGGTTCTGACAGACGCGGTAAAGCGCGGCGCCAGCGATATTCATGTGGAGCCCTACGAAAAGGAATACCGCGTACGCTTCCGCATCGATGGAATCCTGCAGAACGTGATGGCTCCGCCCATGAAGCTCAGAGATGCGATGACCAGCCGCATCAAGATCATGTCCAAACTGGACATCAGCGAAAAGCGGCTGCCGCAAGACGGCCGCATCATGATCAAGTACCTGAAGGACGGAAAGAAGAAGGAGCTGGACTTCCGCGTTTCAACCGTGCCGACGCTCTTCGGAGAAAAAATCGTTCTGCGGCTGTTGGATAAGGAAAACCTGCGACTGGATATGACCAAGCTGGGCTTCGAGCCGGAAGCGCTCTCAAAATTCGAGCGCCAAATCCTGAAGCCGTACGGCATGGTTCTCGTCACCGGGCCCACCGGCTCGGGGAAGACCAACACTCTGTATTCATCGGTGGCGCGCTTGAATACGCCTGAAACGAACATCATGACGGCGGAGGATCCGGTCGAATTTCAGCTCCCGGGAATCAACCAGGTTCAAATGAAGGAACAGATCGGGTTGAACTTTGCCTCGGCGCTGCGCGCATTCCTTCGGCAAGACCCCAACATTATTCTGGTAGGAGAAATTCGAGACTTCGAGACTGCTGAAATCGCCGTTAAGGCAGCGCTCACCGGCCACCTGGTCCTTTCGACGCTCCATACGAACGATGCGCCCTCGACGATCAGCCGCTTGATGAACATGGGCATTGAGCCGTTCCTAGTGGCTACGTCCGTGAACCTGATTTGCGCGCAGCGGTTGGTGCGCCGCATCTGTGTTCAATGCAAGGAACCGCTGCAACTACAGGCGGAGGCGCTCACGGAGGCGGGTTATTCTCCCGAAGAGGCGGCGAAAATCACGGTGCAACACGGCAAGGGATGCGCGACTTGCAACAACACTGGATACAAAGGCCGCGTGGGACTCTATGAAGTGATGGAAATCAACGACGAATTGCGCGAATTGGTTCTGGTGGGAGCGTCCGCGCTGGAACTGAAGAAAAAGGCGATGGAACAGGGAATGATCACGTTGCGGCGGAGCGGCTTGCAGAAGGTCGCGTCTGGGCTGACGACGATGGAAGAAGTTCTGCGCGAGACGGTTTTGTAA
- a CDS encoding type IV pilus twitching motility protein PilT, with protein MAGITLSELLKKMIEMAGSDLHLSTNSAPRVRVHGKLRPLDMPPLTAADTKALAYSVLTDVQKHRLEENLELDFSFGLKSLARFRGNIFHQRGAVAAVFRTIPWEIKSFDALGLPQIVRSLCDKPRGLVLVTGPTGSGKSTTLAAMLDKINNERDEHMITIEDPIEFLHNHKKCLVNQREVHSDTHSFANSLRAALREDPDIVLIGEMRDLETIESALRIAETGHLTFATLHTNSAVSTINRIVDVFPAHQQPQIRAQLSMVLEGILCQALLPRIDGRGRAMVMEILIPNAAIRNLVREDKIHQIYSAMQTGTGTTGMQTFNQSLANAHSQKLITLETALARSSNPDELQDLINRGVTSPPVGGRTPVRR; from the coding sequence ATGGCCGGCATCACATTGAGCGAGCTTTTGAAGAAGATGATCGAGATGGCTGGGAGCGATTTGCATCTCTCGACCAACAGCGCGCCGCGGGTGCGCGTACACGGAAAGCTTCGTCCCTTGGACATGCCGCCCCTCACGGCCGCGGACACGAAGGCGCTGGCTTATAGCGTGCTGACGGACGTCCAGAAGCACCGGCTGGAAGAGAACCTGGAACTCGACTTCTCATTCGGCTTGAAGAGCCTGGCACGGTTCCGCGGCAACATTTTTCATCAGCGGGGCGCCGTGGCCGCCGTTTTCAGAACGATACCCTGGGAAATCAAGAGTTTTGATGCGCTAGGGCTGCCGCAGATCGTGCGCAGCCTTTGCGACAAGCCGCGCGGGCTGGTGCTGGTGACGGGCCCGACCGGCTCCGGAAAGTCCACAACGCTGGCGGCGATGCTCGACAAGATCAACAATGAGCGCGACGAGCACATGATCACCATCGAGGATCCGATCGAATTTCTTCACAACCACAAAAAATGCCTGGTGAACCAGCGCGAAGTACATTCGGACACGCACTCTTTCGCGAACTCCCTTCGGGCTGCCCTGCGCGAAGATCCGGATATCGTTCTGATCGGCGAAATGCGCGATTTAGAGACCATCGAGTCCGCGCTGCGCATCGCCGAAACGGGACACCTGACCTTCGCCACCCTTCACACAAATTCGGCAGTCTCGACGATCAACCGTATCGTCGACGTTTTCCCCGCGCATCAACAGCCGCAAATCCGAGCGCAGCTTTCGATGGTGCTTGAAGGAATACTTTGCCAAGCGCTGCTGCCGAGGATTGACGGACGCGGCCGTGCGATGGTCATGGAGATATTGATTCCCAACGCAGCCATCCGCAACCTGGTCCGCGAAGACAAGATTCACCAGATTTATTCGGCGATGCAGACGGGAACCGGCACAACCGGGATGCAGACTTTCAATCAGAGCCTGGCGAACGCTCATTCTCAGAAGTTGATCACTTTGGAAACTGCTCTTGCAAGATCATCGAATCCAGACGAATTACAGGATTTAATTAACCGTGGGGTGACGTCGCCGCCCGTTGGCGGTCGGACTCCCGTCCGACGGTAA